The Flavobacteriales bacterium nucleotide sequence CTGACACTCCTCCCCCTGCATTGGGGATATTTAAACACAATGCTTGTTGAATGTCAGATTAAGTCTAGACTATTACAGTTTATTCAAGAAATATATTGGTTACGTTAACTCCTAACCGATAGTTGTTACGATCGTTTCTTGAAAGCTCCTGTGAGACGTGTCAAGGGCGGGGAATGCGCGCCAGCGTATCCGGGCAGGTTTTCCGCTTCGTTGTACCCGGGAATAATGACTGCGACCGGACGCGAGGCGGATTGTTCCTCGGTTTCTCCGATGCCCAGTACCTGTCCCACCGACTGTTCCGGCGGGAGAACTCCCAGGAAATAGGCGATGGTGGCCGCCACATCCATGACGGATTGGGATTCATCGATGGCGCCGCTGGTCTCAAATCCTTCGCCCCAAAGAATGCACGGCACATACCGCTCCGAAGGGCTCATGTGGCCATGCCCGCCGATGCCGATGCCCTGGNNNNNNNNNNNNNNNNNNNNNNNNNNNNNNNNNNNNNNNNNNNNNNNNNNNNNNNNNNNNNNNNNNNNNNNNNNNNNNNNNNNNNNNNNNNNNNNNNNNNNNNNNNNNNNNNNNNNNNNNNNNNNNNNNNNNNNNNNNNNNNNNNNNNNNNNNNNNNNNNNNNNNNNNNNNNNNNNNNNNNNNNNNNNNNNNNNNNNNNNNNNNNNNNNNNNNNNNNNNNNNNNNNNNNNNNNNNNNNNNNNCTCTCCAAGTCAATCCCTCTCTGGCCTAGGGACACCAACTCAAAGGGTGGTTTCACGAGATCGTCAAACAAGGTGATCTTGAAGCCCTGGATGCCTGGAGCCATGAAGCCAGCCGGTCGGGGCTGAAAAAATTCAACCCCATCGCCAGGAGTTTCCGCCAGGATTACGAAGCCATCAAGTTGGCGCTGACCAGCCCATGGAGCACTGGACAATGCGAGGGGTAAATCTGCCAGGTGAAATTGATCAAGCGGATGAGGTATGGCCGGGCCAAGCCGGACTTGTTGCGTCAACGAATATTTCACCGGTGCGCTGTATGACCGGCATCCCCTGCGCTTCCATTCCCTGCGGTCAATTTCAATTTCCTTAACCAAAAGTGCGGAAGAGGCGATTTCCCGGGTCCACATCACTCTCACGGTGGAGAACCTTTTTATTCCTACAAAACTTAACTCACCGAGCGGGATGGCACACTTGCGGACTGCAAAATGTCATACAGTGAAGCTATCTTCCTTCTGTCGCCACGCTCTTCGCAATAAGTGAAGATCACTCTCTGCTTGGCCCTCGAAAATGCGACAAAAAACGTCGACCTGCCTTCCTCGGGCTGACTCCTGAAACTCCACCAAGCCGTATCATCCAAGGCCAAGAAAATGACGGTGTGATATTCAAGGCCCTTGCTCTTGTGAATTGTCATCAGCGGGACGCAATTCTTGCCCTCCAGGTCGTCGAGAGCTGATTCCCAATCCGCGCTAGCCTTACACGATTGAAACAGATACTTGATGGTCTTATCTGAAACTTGCGAATACCAATTCCCTTGGCTGTACTCAGGGTAGGCATGTTTGACCCTATCTTCTTGGAGGAATCGCAGAATTGATTCAACGACCAAGCGAACTTGCGGCTCTGATTCTGGCATTGTGTTCATTTTTCGCCGTAAGACCGAGTGGAAGGACGACAAGCGTTCCTGCACGGACATGACCTCGACGCTATCTTCGGGATTGTATCCCATCAAGTGCAACACAATGCGATTGCAGTCCAACCAGTGCTTACCCGCCCGACTCATCGAGCCTAATCGAAGGAAGGAAATAATGTCGGCAACGAGGCGCTCTGCCAAAGTGTCTTGGATTTCACTTTCGTCCCGAACTTTTACGCCCGATTCTAGAAACGTCGGTGCCAGTTCGCAGGCATACTCAGAAGCCTTTTGCTTAACTAATATAACGAAGTCTCTTGGGTTCAGGCCATCGTTGGATATACCCGAACCGATGAATTTAGCAAGATACTCGGCTTCGTCCTCTGAATTAGAAAAGTCTAGAATCACGCTGTCTTCTTCTGGAAGATCCGGTGGCCCTTTTGGTTCAGACTGCTCGGCATTGTCGTCCACTGACAAGGCAATCTCATGTTGGATACGTATCAAGGTAGGCGACGATCTGTAGTTATTAACGAGATGGATACGTTCTGCGTCAAAATCCTGCTCAACCATCCTGAAAGGCTCATCTAGTGCCATAGCCCAACGCATGATTTGTTGCTTGTGGTCCCCGACCGCCGTCAAGACGCTCCCGGAGGCCTGGAAAATCGTTCTCGTCAGGTCGTATTGGACATGGGTTGTATCTTGAAACTCATCAAGGAAGACATGCGAGTAGGTGGCTCTTAGCGCCTCACATATCTTTGGATTTGTTCTGACCAGGAGTTCAACTAGCCTCCCGATCATCGGAAATGTGAGCTTGGACCGGTCACCTCTTCTTAAACAATCTTCCCACCACGTCGCTGCTGCCCACGTACTCGCATTTAGGGCATCCAATCCTTCCGGCGGCAGTGGACGTCCCAATATCGCATTTTTTTCGAAAGAGAGCCTTGGGACCGCTTGGAGTTGAGCCTTACTTGCGATCTCTGGAGGGGGCGCTCCGAGAGAATCCAAAAAATCCGGGAACGTTCTATTTCTTGGCAGGAGAATCTCGTAGTCCGAGGTGGGACGCCAAGTTTCCGAGAGAGCTGGGTAGAATCGGTCAAGCAATCCTTTGGCGAAAGCGTCAAATGTATAGGAATCGAATCGGAGGCTATCTTCCGAATTACACCGTTGGCTTACCCTCTCCTTCAAATTCTTGGCCGCATCCCGCTTGAAGCTAATGGCCAAAATCCTTCTCGGATCAGGCGCCAGGCCAGTTTGCAGCAAGTAACAAGCCCGCTGGGCCAAGAGTTCGGTCTTTCCGGCTCCAGGACCGGCAACCACTGTGGTGTTTTCTCGCGACCGGACGACTTCCCATGCGCTGGCTTCCAGGTCTTCGATGCCAACTGGAACCCATTTCCTCGTATCTATCAAAGGGACCATCCAGCTTTGGTCAAGATTGCAGTGTCTCTTTGCATAGTTTGAGCAACCGCTTCAAGGATGTTGGAGCCTCTTTCTTGAGCAGGCTATTCTCCATTCCTGCCAAAGCCATAAGGTGCGTTGAAGGCTTGCTGCGATTCAGAAACAGGTACCTGTACCAGGGATACAGTTCCTTGAACTGACACTTGTTCATGTACAGGTCGATTATTGCTTCCCTGTTTCCTACGGAAGCTTCGATGGCCCGGCGGCAATAGGGATCTCGTTCCGGCGAATCTACATCAGGAATGGCTGGGCCATTCTGGCCCTCAATATTCTGGTACGCATCCGGGAGCGCGCGGAGCATGGACATGTCGAAATCCAACGGCCCGGAGAAATAAACATTGAACTTCTCTAGATGTTCGATCCATGGATAAAAATCTGAGAAGTCCTCAATTTCCTTGGTATGGAGGTTGGATAGATCCTGTTTCGAAATCCCGCAAAGTTGCTCCTTATATTCGAACTCTAACAGATCT carries:
- a CDS encoding ATP-dependent helicase, whose product is MVPLIDTRKWVPVGIEDLEASAWEVVRSRENTTVVAGPGAGKTELLAQRACYLLQTGLAPDPRRILAISFKRDAAKNLKERVSQRCNSEDSLRFDSYTFDAFAKGLLDRFYPALSETWRPTSDYEILLPRNRTFPDFLDSLGAPPPEIASKAQLQAVPRLSFEKNAILGRPLPPEGLDALNASTWAAATWWEDCLRRGDRSKLTFPMIGRLVELLVRTNPKICEALRATYSHVFLDEFQDTTHVQYDLTRTIFQASGSVLTAVGDHKQQIMRWAMALDEPFRMVEQDFDAERIHLVNNYRSSPTLIRIQHEIALSVDDNAEQSEPKGPPDLPEEDSVILDFSNSEDEAEYLAKFIGSGISNDGLNPRDFVILVKQKASEYACELAPTFLESGVKVRDESEIQDTLAERLVADIISFLRLGSMSRAGKHWLDCNRIVLHLMGYNPEDSVEVMSVQERLSSFHSVLRRKMNTMPESEPQVRLVVESILRFLQEDRVKHAYPEYSQGNWYSQVSDKTIKYLFQSCKASADWESALDDLEGKNCVPLMTIHKSKGLEYHTVIFLALDDTAWWSFRSQPEEGRSTFFVAFSRAKQRVIFTYCEERGDRRKIASLYDILQSASVPSRSVS